ACCGGGACAGGCAAGACCGTCGTCCTAACCGAGCTTACCAGGGAGATCCGTGAACGGGGCGAACGTGCGGTCATTTTCGATCTTACCGGGGCCTTTGTCGAAACCTTCTACGATCCCAAACGCGACATCATTCTCAACCCGCTCGACGCGCGTTGCCCCGCATGGAGCGTGTTCAACGATTGCTCCACGCGTGCCGAATTTCATGCCGCAGCGGAGTCGCTCGTCCCGCATGATGGGGGCGGTGCCGAACAGTTCTGGGTGCTCGCCGCGCGCACGCTGTTCGTCGAGACCTGTCTCAAGCTCGCCGAAGCAGGGCGGGGCACCAACGCCGCGCTTGCCCATGAACTGATGAACGCCGATCTCTCCGATCTGCACCGCCTGGTCGAAGATACCATGGCCGGTCCCATCAGCACGCCGAGCGCGGCGCGCATGGCGGAATCGGTCCGGGCAGTGTTCAATGTCAATGCCAAGGCGCTCCAGATGCTGCCCGAAGACGGGAAGCCCTTTTCGGTCCGCGCGTGGATCAACGGGGCAGGTGATCCGGGCTCGATCCTGTTCCTGTCTGCCCGCTACATCGACATGAGCGTGCTCTCGCAATTGCTCACGCTGTGGCTCGACACCGCGATCAATACGCTGATGGCGGGCCAGCGCTCGCGGGACATCAGGCTCTGGTTCCTGATCGACGAACTGGGCGCCCTGCATCGTCTCCCTTCACTCGAAAAGGGCCTCCAGACCGCGCGCAATTTCGGGGGCGCGATCGTCACCGGGATTCATGCCTTTGCCAAGCTCAAGGATGTCTACGGTGAGAACATGGCGATGACCCTGTCCTCACTTGCCCGCACCAAGCTTATCCTTGGTACCGCAGATCGCGAGACCGCCACCTGGTGTTCCGATATCATCGGCCACCGCGAGGTTCGCGAGATGGAGGAAGGATACAGCTATGGCTACAACAATGCGCGTGATGCGGTCAGCCTGACGCCCCGCCGCCAGGTCGTCCCGCTGCTGCTTCCCGACGAGCTGATGAAGCTCAAGAACCTTCATGGCTTCATCAAGTTTCCCGAAGGATTTCCGGCGGCACCCGTGGTTCTCGAACCGCGCAACTGGCCTCGGGTAGCCGAAGGCTTCATTCCCCGCGATATGCCGAAGCCACCGCCGCAGACCCGGCACGCTGATGATAAAGATGGAGCAGGGGGCGGTGCCGGAGCAGCCTCTGAAACAGGCGACAATGATGGCGATCCTCGCCGGATGAGGGACGCGCACGATCGCTCCGACAGCGCTGAAAAGAAAGCCGACAAGGAAGACAAAAAGGAACTGCGCCGGACCCGTCGCAGCAACAAGGGCGATCAGGCTCGACCGGACCAGACAAGGAAGCGTCGCGATCCGAATGCGCGAGGGAAAAGGGCGACATCGGACCCTCAGCGGCCGGCTCAATCCGAACTTCCTCTGGCTTCGAAAGCTGAGGAGCACCGCGGCATGGAGCAACGGGCTGTGCCTTCCGCCAGGTCCGATATTCCCGATCCCGCAGCGCATCAGCGAGCACAGGTCGCGCGCGGCAAGGCCGACCAGAGGCTCCAGGAAGAGCAGCAGAAGTCGCTTCTTGGCGGTGCAGCGAAGCAGGGCCGCGATGCCGATCAGGGGCAGGACCATGGTCACGATTACGGGGACTTCGATCCGGATATGTGACGCTCAACCGGGGAGGGGACGAGGGCCAAGAGAAAGTGATCCCAGCCCATGCTTTCCGTCGCCAATGTCCGCTCGCCATCGGCGGCGGCAAGCTACTTCGCTTCGGACAATTACTACGCGAGCGCCGATGCCGACCGCTCGGGCCGGTGGGTCGGCGAGGGTGCAAGGCGCCTTGGTCTCGACGGCAAGGTCGAGACCGCAGTGTTCGACGCGCTGCTGCGCGGAGAGCTGCCCGACGGCAGCAGTGTCGGCAATCCCGGGCAGGCACACCGCCCAGGTACAGACCTCACCTTCTCCGTTCCCAAGAGCTGGTCGCTGCTGGCGCTCGTCGGGAAGGACGAGCGGATCATCCCTGCCTATCGCGAAGCCGTCCTCGAAGCGCTGCACTGGGCTGAGAAGAATGCGGCCGAGACCCGGATGGTGGAGAAAGGCAAGATCGTAACGCAGGCCACCGGAAACCTTGCGATCGGCCTGTTCCAGCACGACACCAACCGCAACCAGGAGCCGAACCTCCATTTCCATGCGGTGATCGCCAATGTCACGCAAGGCAAGGACGGGAAGTGGCGTACGCTCAAGAACGACCGGCTCTGGCAGCTCAACACCACGCTCAATTCTATCGCGATGGCGCGCTTTCGCGTCGCGGTCGAGAAGCTTGGCTATGAGCCGGGACCGACCCTCAAGCATGGCAATTTCGAGGCGCGCGGTATCACCCGCGAACAGGTCATGGCGTTCTCGAGCCGCCGCCAGGAAGTACTCGATGCACGGCGCGGTTCTGGTCTTGAAGCGGGCCGCATTGCCGCGCTC
This is a stretch of genomic DNA from Erythrobacteraceae bacterium WH01K. It encodes these proteins:
- a CDS encoding type IV secretion system DNA-binding domain-containing protein, whose translation is MKHNLVNFTRGSQLLGHFGFMFAAGLKGPLIVTLLVVLGLVYWDVSSALDDYQVYLLWMHAYASGYAFMEFDPDKLVNLKLADGSLVAFPISVVTDYPPMREAVALFQSAVISALWLAGFILAPLCALFWWVAERFGEKSKQKKHVRGAELATLRDLSREIAAHNRDARSREYGDALGWRWRLAGSASLRNAGFYSPAHLAGVSWPWRLEQSHAMLVGTTGTGKTVVLTELTREIRERGERAVIFDLTGAFVETFYDPKRDIILNPLDARCPAWSVFNDCSTRAEFHAAAESLVPHDGGGAEQFWVLAARTLFVETCLKLAEAGRGTNAALAHELMNADLSDLHRLVEDTMAGPISTPSAARMAESVRAVFNVNAKALQMLPEDGKPFSVRAWINGAGDPGSILFLSARYIDMSVLSQLLTLWLDTAINTLMAGQRSRDIRLWFLIDELGALHRLPSLEKGLQTARNFGGAIVTGIHAFAKLKDVYGENMAMTLSSLARTKLILGTADRETATWCSDIIGHREVREMEEGYSYGYNNARDAVSLTPRRQVVPLLLPDELMKLKNLHGFIKFPEGFPAAPVVLEPRNWPRVAEGFIPRDMPKPPPQTRHADDKDGAGGGAGAASETGDNDGDPRRMRDAHDRSDSAEKKADKEDKKELRRTRRSNKGDQARPDQTRKRRDPNARGKRATSDPQRPAQSELPLASKAEEHRGMEQRAVPSARSDIPDPAAHQRAQVARGKADQRLQEEQQKSLLGGAAKQGRDADQGQDHGHDYGDFDPDM